The genomic segment TCTGATAAGGGTGGTAATACCTTTGCTCAAAATGAGGAAAGCTGTGCTGTTTATGGAATGCCTAAGGAAGCTATTGATTTAGGTGCGGTGAAAGAGATCTTAGATCCTGTTGCAATTGCCAAAAAAATAAAAATTTAATTTTTGTTATTATAAAAAAACTCCCAAAACTGGGAGTTTTAAAATAGCGGGAGCAGGATTTGAACCTACGGCCTTCGGGTTATGAGCCCGACGAGCTACCAGACTGCTCCATCCCGCGATTATTAATGGTAATATAAACTTTATTTTGATTTTTATCAACTCTAAACTCAAAACCAAATAAAATACTCTCAGCTATGGTATTATTATAAGTTTCTATATGATTGATTACTAATGACTTAAGAACTTCTTATCTTTCATTATTTTTTTATTATAATTTATAAGATTATTAGATTATTCCTCCGTGGGATCTATTTTTTTTCTCCAGATACTTTTCATATACTTCTTCTCTGATGAAAATATCCACAAGATCTTTGTCTAGTCTTCCTTTGTCCGCTTCCTCGTTCAAAATTCTCAATGTAATATCAATAGGTTGGGATTTTTTGTAAGGTCTATCTGCTGCAGTAAGGGCTTCAAAAATATCTGATATCGTCATTATTCTTGACTGTAATGGGATGTCATCACCTTTTAAACCATTCGGATATCCACTGCCATCCAAAAGTTCATGATGTTTTGCAGCATACTCTCGAACGTTTTTTAGCTCATCAGTAAAAGGTATCTCGTTCAAAATGTCAGCAGTATGAACTACATGAAGTTTCATAATTTCATATTCTTCTTTAGTAAAACTACCACGAGAAATGAGAAATTTTTCAACTTCAAGCGGTTTTAAATAATTACGTTCTGTGCCATCAGAAAGTTTAAATTTCTTTCTGGAAATGCTAACAATCCTTTCCAATTCCTCATCATTTAAAGGTTTGCCTGGGATAGATTTTTTAATAAGAAAAGCATGATCTGAATTAAGATCCTCAATTAAATTTGAACCGCCGTTACCAATACTTCTAAGAATCGATAATCTGATAGCCTCAAATCTCTCAGCGATTATAGCCATCTCTTCTTCAGTTAGTTTATTGGATTTTTCTAATATTTTTTCAGGGATGGAAATCTTACCTACGTCGTGAAGCACGGCTGAAAATCTCAATTCTTCCAATTCATCTTTTGTAAATTTTGTATCAGCATATGTTCCATAGTCAGCATTGGAAACAGCTTCAGCCAAAAGCATTGATATCCATGTTACTCTTTTTGAATGTCCAGCGGTATGAGGGCTTCTTGCCTCTATCGCCTCTGAAAATGAGTTGACAAGACTTTTATATAAATTTTTATTTGAGTTTAGTAGTGTCACATTGCTGATTGCAACTCCTGCCTGACTTGCAAGTGATTCAGCGATTTTTTCAAATTCACTTTCAAATTCAATAATTCTCCCCTCATCATCCAATTTGTTAATTATTTGTAAGACTCCAATAATTCTACCTTTATGATCTCTCATAGGGACGCTTATCATAGAAACAGTTCTGTATCCAGACATATGATCGTAAGACCTATTGAATGAAAAAGGATAATCTTCGCTAATATTGTAACAATCTTTAATATTTATTATTTCGCCGTAAATAGCAGTATAGCCAGCTATTGAATTTGAGCTAAGATTAACAGGAGTATCAGAAAAGGAACTATTATTCAATGATACTGTTCTAGAAGCTTTAAAAATTAGTCTTTCAGGATCATTCTCTTTGATGAAAAGAGAGCAAGCATCGCACCTTACAAATTCTACGATACTATTGACAATCTTTTTTAGCAACACATCTTGATTCTTTTCAGAACTTAATGAAATTCCAATTTCATTAAGGGCAAAAACCATATCTTTGTAGTTTGTCATAATTACTCCGCTTAATCTTTTATCTCTTCGTAGTCAGCATTCTCTATAGTATCATTAGATTTGTTTTTTATGTTACTTCTGATGTTCTCAATTTTTTTAGAAAACCTACCAATCTTAAAAGCTACATAAATAATCATGAAAAAGAATAACACTTTAATGAAAAACAACAACATTTTACAACTCTAATTTATTTATTAATCCCTCTTTCAAATGATTTACTAAAGTCTCGACAGTAACATCGAGATCAAAATCATTCTTATCTATATCTACTATTACCAGCTGAGATTTGTTATAATTATTAAAAAAATATTCATACGATTCATTTAGGCCTGCTATGTACTCCAGAGTAATGTTTTTTTCAAAAGATCTTTTTCTCTCAAGAACTTTATCAAACAACCATTGATCACTTTTGCTTCTCAGATAAACAACGACATCTGGATTAAAAAGTTTTTCATTGTATTTTGAAGCAATGCTGTTGTACAAATCGAACTTGTTTTCATCTGACAAAACATATGAAGAGTAAATCTTATCTTTATCAAAAATGAAGTTAGCAACAGTTCTCTGATTAAAGAGATCATCATAGCCAAAATCCCTCAGAAGCTCATATCTAGATATCATGAAGCTTAATTGAGTAGTTAAATCAGCTTTTTCCGGGTCTTTATAATAGTCATGAAGAAAAGGGTTTCGTAATATCGATTCGAATAACTTTTTTGCCTTCAGTTTATCAGAAAGTACCTTAGCAAAATTATTTTTACCGGAGCCGGTAACCCCTTCCACTGCAATATATATCTGATCAAATACGTACATTATTATAGATTCCGTTTCCTGTAAATATAAGAATTATCAACACAATTTCCCAATAGATTATCGATATGATCGAAATCTACAGGGTCAAAAAAATCAGGACAGATCTCCTTTAGAGGGAAAAGTACAAATTTTCTATTTTTATATCTGGGGTGTGGTATTGTAAGTTTTTCTGTTTGAAATACAATACCTGAGTAATCAATTATATCAATATCAATAACTCGTGGTCCATCTTTAATCTCCCTGATGCGTCCCATATCATTTTCAATATCGTTCAAAACTTTTAAAAGATCTAATGGTGGTAGTTTTGTTTTACACCACAGAACCATATTATAAAAATCGTCCTGTTCTTTATAGCCAAGAGGTTCCGTCTCATAGACAGAAGAAACTTTAATGACTTTGATTTCGTGATCCAGAATTCGTTGTATAGCATTCTTCAAATTATCTATTTTTTCACCAATATTTGTTCCAATTGAAAGGAAAAAATCTTTACACACATCAACTCCTGATTTTAATCAAATATATATCCATTACTTTTTTTTTACAATGATAGTAAGAATGTTGTTGCTCATATTTTTTTACTAACAAATGATTATCATAGAATGAACTATACAAATTCAGTATAGTATTATTAGGAATAACCTATGAAAGGAGTAATAATGAAGATAATTTTTATTTTAATAATGATGGGAGTGGTTTTAATGGCGAGTGATATAAAGAATAAATCCAATTGGAAGAAATTAACTTCCGAAGAAGAGAGGGTTATTATAAAAAAAGGGACAGAATACCCCTTTACTGGTGAATACGAAAATCATTTTCAAAAAGGTGTTTACAAATGCAAGCAATGTGGAAATCCATTGTATCTTTCTGACTCCAAATTTCATTCAGGTTGTGGATGGCCTAGTTTTGATGATGAAATAGAAGGAGCTGTTTTGAGGATTCCAGACCAAGATGGTCACAGAACAGAAATTGTATGTTCAAATTGTAAAGGACACTTAGGTCATGTTTTTACTGGTGAAGGATTTACAGAAAAAGATATAAGACATTGTGTCAACTCAATCTCGATGACTTTTGAGCCTGTTAAAAATTTTCAATATGAAAAGGCTATTTTTGCATCAGGTTGTTTCTGGGGAACTGAGTTTATGTTCAAAAAATTGAAAGGAGTTGTAGAAACAGCTGTTGGATATTCAGGTGGAGATACTGAAAATCCAACCTATAAGCAAGTTTGTACTGGAGAGACCGGACATGCTGAAGCAATTGAAATAGTTTTCGATCCATCTGTCATAAGTTATGATGAGCTTGTTAAATACTTTTTTGAAACACACAATCCCGAACATATAGACAGACAGGGTCCTGATATAGGAGAACAATACAGATCGGTAATTTTTTACTTTGACGACAAACAAAAGAGAATTGCTGAAAAATATGTTTCTGAATTAACAAACAAAGGGTATAAGGTTGCTACTAAACTCGAAAAAAACAAACCTTTCTGGAAAGCTGAAGAGTATCATCAGGATTATTATGAGAAAACTGGGGGAGCACCTTATTGTCATAGTTTTACAAAAAGATTTTAGTTAATAATCCAAAAACGACAGCTTTATTATTAGCCTGTCGTTTTTGGAATTTATAGAATTTTTTTTATTCTGAACGATTAAGTTTCAATGGAATTTAGAATTTTTTTGATCAAAGCCTATAGACCCTAATGCTTCCATTTGAAGTATCAGCTATTATCCTATTTCCTCCTCTACCAATAGTAGCTTTAACGTAAGTTTTCTTTTTTGTGATGTAATCGACATCTAAATCATCGATGGAAATACTTCCATTGCTAGTATCAAGATCGAGGTCAACATCGACATTCTGTGCTAGTCCCAAACTAATTGAACCATTGGAAGTATCAAGGGTAATATCTCTTTCTATCTCATATACTTCACAAACTATTTTTCCATTGGAAGTATCCAATTCTTTTACTGATCTACATTTTCTTACAGTTATTGTGCCATTTGAAGTGGATGCACTTACAACACCGTCAATTTCGGTTAGAGAGATTGCTCCGTTTGATGTTTCAGCCTTTACGTCATTATTAATTTTTGATACATCAATAGCACCATTGTTTGTAGATAGTTTATCTATTCTAATATATGGAGGTACTTTAAGTTCGTAGCTAATAGATGCTCTTACATTCTTTTTTAGTCGTTTCGATTTGACAAAAACAGAATTATCATCAACATCAGCTTCAATCTTTACTTTCTCAAACTCCTCTTCGTCAGTTGCTCGGATCATTACATGTACATAAACAGAATCTTCCTGCCAAGTATCTATTTTTATACTTCCATTAAAATTATCCACAATAAGAGACATCCCATTTTCCACAGGGATTGTTTTTTGCAAATCCATCAATTCATCGTAGTTGCCGTTCCATACGAACATGTCATCAAACCAATCAAAATCGAAGTCAAAATCAAAGTCAGCTTTTACAGAAAAAAGTGAAAGCAACAAGATAACTAAAGTAAACTTCTTCATGTACTCCTCCAATTAATTTCAGGAGAGAAATCTCTCCTGTATATTTCAAGTGTAATTAAGTTTTAATCGATTATTATTCCGAAGCTTCTGTAGTTGAACAGACTGAAATCAGTGATTAAAGAGAATTGAATCTGATATGGATCATCTGAAGTATCCAATCTTCTGTGCAGAGATACTATAAAATCATCTGAAATTTTGAATCCAACACCAAAAGAAGATTTTATATCATCAATACTTCTGTCTTCAAAACCAGCAAAAAGCTTGTCAGAATCGTAATACCAGGTGTCACCAATATCAAACAAAAATACAATATTGCTAAAAAGATCTCTCAATGGAGCAGAAACTTCAGTTCTACTTAAATATCCTCTATTTCCTGAAAATTCATTATAGTTATAGCCCGGTAAAGTTCCTGTTCCACCGATTGAAAACATTTTAAAAGATGGAGCTTCTGTCGATACTGAGACAAATCTAGACATATTTTTAAACGTAAGTACGTCAAAAAGTTTAAGTTCAAGGAACGATTCCCCAGTGAATGCCTTGTAGTTATAATCATTGCAATCTACTGTTTTTTCATAATTTGCAGCGAGGCCAAAATTTGTATTTATAGCATCTATCCCAATCTTATATTCAGCATCATAAGTAAGAAAATTTAAATTACCTTCTTCAACAGCATAATTTCTGGAAAATTTTTTATTTCCACCAAAAAGTGACCAATTTACATCGTTACCATCAAATGCAGTAATTTTATCTGATCTGTAGCCTCCTCTTATATTAAAGCTGTTCATTGAAGAATTTTCAGAACCCCACTGTAAAAAGAAAGACGCATTTGCTCCAAGACCTTCCCTCATGTGATAGTTATATAAATCTTCCCTTAAAAGAACTGCTCCCAAAGAATTTAATCTATGGTCTAATTTCCACATATCAGGAGTGGCAGATGATCTGTACTGATCCGCACCGATACTGAATATGTGGTTATAGAAACTCAAAACTTCAGCAGAATGATATTCCCACTCTTCATTTTCAAAAAAATATCCACCACGGACAAAAACATATGAATCAAATTTATCCGTATCATTGTATGATATAACATTATCAAACAAACCAGATAACCCTGCGTAAACTCCACCCACTTTTGAATAATCAAAAAGAGCTTTAGGAACGAGATCTTTATTGTAATGAAATTTTCTGAAAGCAAGAGCATTTTGTGAGTCATTGCCTATTTCAAATGGATCGTCAATTCTAACATCATTGAGATCAGTATAGTATTTCCCATCGTGACTTCTTCTTGATTTTAGAGATATTTTCCAATTTTTCCTACCAGATTTTCTGAACTCTTTAAGATCATTTTCATCCAAATCAACATCTATATCAATATCAACGTCGGTAGCCTCGTCATCGAAATCTATTTCTTCGTCTGAGTCTTCATCCATTAGTGGAATGTATCTATCAACTGAAATTAGATAATTACTATCTTTTTCATAGAGTTCACCATCTTTGTAAACTCTTCCACCAAAACATTTTGTTCTGCCCTCTACTTTACCTTCATTGATTTTAATATCGCCTAAATACACACTCAAATCACCATCAAGATAGCCTTCAATTATAGCATCATTATTGTAGACTATGAGATTTGCATGTAAAGTATCCCCTTTTGCTAGAGTAAATTCCGAATATTTTCTTACAGTCTCACTCTTCAAACTACTTACAGCAATTAAGAGAAATAAAAAATATATAATTTTACGCTTCATAACAACCTCTGACTATTTAAAAATTATTTCACCGTTTTCAGCATTTATGTACAGAAAGTTTTTAGCACCCCTTTTTCTAAGTTTAATATTTTGATTAAGAACCTCATCTCTCTTTAAAGTTTGCTCTTCTTCATCATTTAGCTCTGAATAGAGGTATTTGTCTGAAGAATTAATTCTTAATGAAATATCACCAAAATTACTTTTTATATAATTATCTCTACTTAGAAGTAAGTCGATATTATTTAAAATCACATCTCCCACTGCATCAATATCAAAATCTGATTTTGTATTGGTTATTTGAGTTTCACCGCCATGGTTGTACACAGATAGTCTATTTATTTCACTATCTGTAATAGATATATCCCCTCCTTTTACTCTCAAATCAACTGCTTTTGAGTTAGTTAATCTATCAATGAGAATCTCTCCAATCCTAACCTCAATATCGGCATCAACTTTGGTTGAATTTTTCATCTCGAACAAACCAGATTGACTCTTGCTTTTGATATTTCCGCTAAACTCAGAAATCTTAACATCACCAGCTGTCTTTTTTATGCTAGAGGTACCAATAAATCTATCTATTTTTAGTACACCAAAACTATTTTGAAAATTTAAAATTCCGTCAAAACTTTTAATATCAGTATCTCCTACTTTAGAGAATACATTCGCTACACCTTTACAGTTTTCAATTTCAACATCTATATTGGTACTGTTTAGTGTAAATTCAGCTTCTACATCCCTTACTTCAACATAACCGCTGCTCAATTGTATGTTGAAACTCAAATCCCTTGGTAGTTCAATAATAACTTTATCCGTAAAACCTGAATTTAACTTAATATCGACAATTTTCAAATCCTTTGAGATCTCTAAAGGTGAGTAGTTCTTCCTCTCTTTTTCTGAGCCGGAAAAATCAAAAAAGTAGGTATCTTTTTTTTCGTTTTTCTCTATCGAATCTCTTTTATCATTTACGATAAAAATACTATTAAAAACTGATTTATCACTACTTTCAATCTTTTTTATGATATCATTTAATATATTCATTCCACTGTAATCGTATTCAGCTTTGATCGATATAAAATCATTTTTCGTTCCTACAATTTCCAGATCTGCACTTCTTCCAACTATAGTTATTTGCTTTATTTCATTCAAATCTTTTACGGTGTATGTTGCGTTACCACCTTCATCATTGTTCTTTATTTGACTTGTAACTTCGATAGCATTAAGACATGCAGCTAAAGTCAATATTAGTATATAAAAATATTCAATCTTCATAATTCTATCCTCCGGAGTTTTCATGTTTGATCCTACTTTGTTTCTGCTTTCTTTAAGTTTGTAATC from the Candidatus Delongbacteria bacterium genome contains:
- a CDS encoding bifunctional methionine sulfoxide reductase B/A protein gives rise to the protein MKIIFILIMMGVVLMASDIKNKSNWKKLTSEEERVIIKKGTEYPFTGEYENHFQKGVYKCKQCGNPLYLSDSKFHSGCGWPSFDDEIEGAVLRIPDQDGHRTEIVCSNCKGHLGHVFTGEGFTEKDIRHCVNSISMTFEPVKNFQYEKAIFASGCFWGTEFMFKKLKGVVETAVGYSGGDTENPTYKQVCTGETGHAEAIEIVFDPSVISYDELVKYFFETHNPEHIDRQGPDIGEQYRSVIFYFDDKQKRIAEKYVSELTNKGYKVATKLEKNKPFWKAEEYHQDYYEKTGGAPYCHSFTKRF
- the folK gene encoding 2-amino-4-hydroxy-6-hydroxymethyldihydropteridine diphosphokinase, whose protein sequence is MCKDFFLSIGTNIGEKIDNLKNAIQRILDHEIKVIKVSSVYETEPLGYKEQDDFYNMVLWCKTKLPPLDLLKVLNDIENDMGRIREIKDGPRVIDIDIIDYSGIVFQTEKLTIPHPRYKNRKFVLFPLKEICPDFFDPVDFDHIDNLLGNCVDNSYIYRKRNL
- a CDS encoding deoxynucleoside kinase, with the translated sequence MYVFDQIYIAVEGVTGSGKNNFAKVLSDKLKAKKLFESILRNPFLHDYYKDPEKADLTTQLSFMISRYELLRDFGYDDLFNQRTVANFIFDKDKIYSSYVLSDENKFDLYNSIASKYNEKLFNPDVVVYLRSKSDQWLFDKVLERKRSFEKNITLEYIAGLNESYEYFFNNYNKSQLVIVDIDKNDFDLDVTVETLVNHLKEGLINKLEL
- a CDS encoding GAF domain-containing protein, with protein sequence MTNYKDMVFALNEIGISLSSEKNQDVLLKKIVNSIVEFVRCDACSLFIKENDPERLIFKASRTVSLNNSSFSDTPVNLSSNSIAGYTAIYGEIINIKDCYNISEDYPFSFNRSYDHMSGYRTVSMISVPMRDHKGRIIGVLQIINKLDDEGRIIEFESEFEKIAESLASQAGVAISNVTLLNSNKNLYKSLVNSFSEAIEARSPHTAGHSKRVTWISMLLAEAVSNADYGTYADTKFTKDELEELRFSAVLHDVGKISIPEKILEKSNKLTEEEMAIIAERFEAIRLSILRSIGNGGSNLIEDLNSDHAFLIKKSIPGKPLNDEELERIVSISRKKFKLSDGTERNYLKPLEVEKFLISRGSFTKEEYEIMKLHVVHTADILNEIPFTDELKNVREYAAKHHELLDGSGYPNGLKGDDIPLQSRIMTISDIFEALTAADRPYKKSQPIDITLRILNEEADKGRLDKDLVDIFIREEVYEKYLEKKNRSHGGII